Genomic window (Ananas comosus cultivar F153 linkage group 1, ASM154086v1, whole genome shotgun sequence):
ATCCTCCGAAGGAGGCGCATGCGGACCACTCCGATCCACCGTCTAACGGCCAATGGCTCAAATCTCGACCGTCGCTCGGCGAGGCCGTATGCGCTGCGTCCGCACGGCATCTCCTTACTGTTGATAGCGACTACACCCGTATAGAAATTATTTCGATCCCGGCCCAGTGCGGGGCCCACGCACTCAAGGCGGTGGGCCCGGCCCACGACTTGTTGAGGGCGAGGAGCGGGGACACGTGTCACGTCGCGGGGCCCGCCTCCGACGTGTGAGCTCTTGTCGCGTAGCGGGGGCACCCCAGGCCCGCACTCGTCACGTGCCACGGGGGACTTCGACCAATGATACCGCGCCGCGTGTAAAGTTACACGTGTAGCTCCAATGGGCGTGGTGCGTGTCGCGGAGTTCCGGGTCTCGGGGGGTGTCGCGGTGAAAAAGGACGAGAACCCGATGTTTACTGAAATGACGATAAAAcccttccatttttttttatttgaaaattattgTTTAATTACAACGGGGAAAGGAAATGAAATGTGGTTTAGTGTGGCTAATTCCAGGATTAGTTGAGCTTCCGCCCTGCACGTGTATTTAAATAATACACtgcttatattattattattctataatatattgtaatataataatatactcTACTATAATCTTAATATACTTGTGaaattgaaacaaaattaaaaaaatgaggaattagaaaaataataattgtgtTATATTTACTTTGTTCATAGAGaataataagtaatttttaatagtagaacaaataattattttttaaaaaaaattatcttattttaaaaattatacgctatattcaataattatataaaatttatataaaataattgtcatcctctaaaattttaaactacgACTCAGAGAATAACGttgctatattttatattcaatattattttttatatttgaatttgagatttttgaaTAAACTCAATacatgaatttgaattaaattaaaaagaaaatgagatTAAGAGcttatgaaatttgaattgagatcaatatattttaagctattctagataatatatatatatatatatatatcaaatatttatactgATTCATGACCTACTCGACTcgtacttatatatttttaaattaatactataaataatttataaataataatagacTAATTGGTATGTATGTTTTGACTCAATCAGCTCGTCAAGAGAACCGATGAACAAATCCATctaccaaaattataattatttatgttaaaaaataaattcttaaGAACAGCGCATTAAtgaattatcattttttttatagtatctAGAATTTTCAATGTCTACGAACTAGTAATAACGCTTGCAGATCGAGGACATTTTGGTCATTTCGGTCCCAACACGGCCTCCAAGGGCAAAGCGCCAAGAAGGGCAGTTTGGTCATTTCACACGATCGTCCTCGTGTGGGTTCACCATTACCGATGCGGGATCTGATCGACGCGTGTCCAGCCCCTTCGCCGTGCGCGCGCCACGTGTCCCCCCACGTCGCAAATCATTGAAACGAGACAAAGCTTTTGACGTCCCTGTGCggcctaatttttaattttaatttaatttatttacgaATTTAATTTCGTACGTTCCGTGTATGTCTTATACACGCCACTAACTGTATAGTGACCGTACATGAATAATTGTAAACACTaataagtttttcttttttagtttttcagctcagttttcaaataattttgatttgattttttagttcgcactttttaaaatttattagataataaaatttctcGATGAtacatcaaatatataataaaaaaattattatatataccaATAATAAGAGAGTAATTTATTTCTTATAgttactaaaattttagataaaaaatacaCATGACATCcgacaaaaaataatttgtttaaatatattaattgcaccattattattttttgtgatagtaagtatataaaatatttaattttttgtattactACTATATGTACATGTGGTGCATAACACTGAAAACCACTTTAGGACTCACACTATATATAAGCAGCCCACTATATTGTAGTCCCCTAGTTTTCACAACCAATCATTGCCCaaattattcaaccaactaaaatattctattttaaataaataaataaattattttttaaaacaaaaaggGCACACTTAACTcactttccctttttttttttatatatatatatatataatataatacctCCTCAATAATACGCCTCACTAAGTCTCAAATTTCTCCTTCTCAATTCATTcgctccttctctctctctctacctctctctatAGACGAAGGAGCGATGGTGGTGAGGGAATCTCAGCCGTCCATCCGGAAGGCACCGGAGCCGATGCTGGCGATCGAGCGGCCATGGATCGCCGAGGGGCTCCCGAGCCCCACGAGCCCGCTGGAGCGCGACGCGCGCTCGCCGCGGGGGTGGCGCAACCGCGACTCCGACGGGGTCGGGCTTGCGATCGTCGCCGCGCTCGACCGTCTCTGCGGCGCCGGAGCGTCGagctcggccgcggcggcggcggcgccgatcGCGATCGGGGCCAGCGCCGCGCCGAGGAGCAGAAGGAACCGGGGCCGGTTCGAGGTGGCGGAGTCGGGGGGCTGCGGCGGCGCGTGCTCGGCGAGCGCGTGCGGGTTCAAGGAGAGGAGCGACGGCGACGGcaacggcgacggcggcgccgaGTTTTCCCTCTTGGATTTCTTGAGCTGCTGCTACTTGTGTCGGAAGAGGCTCCACGGAAAGGATATTTACATCTACAAGTGAGTAAAtcgattattaattttatttttttttattttttatatttaaaaaattatatttttagtgTGTAAGAATTTTCTGCGCACATATTATTACGTATAATAATACGGTGTTGTATTTTATTTGGACGGTGCAGAGGAGAGAAGGCGTTCTGCAGCATGGAGTGCAGGTACCGGCACATCGCGAGTGAGGAATGCCAGGAGAGCTTTGTTGGGTCCGACCGGGTGCGGCGGAAGTCGGCCGCGCAGGAAATCGCGTCGACCCCGCCCCAGCGGTGCTCTGGCGGGCCCCTCTTCTTCACCGGCGTCGTCGTGGCGTGATCACTCTAGAGATCACTCTAGAGATTAGGAATCGGGCGCAGCAGAtctcgacgacgacgacgacgacgacaatggCGGCGGCAcggatagaaaaatataataaggaATTTTATACACGAGGATTGAATCAAGCGCATGAGCCTTTGTGTAAGAGGGTGTAGAGGAGGGTTTGATCTCGACTCGAGGAGAAGAAATTTTGTCTAGTTTTCGAaagttattatattatataatttggatCAAATGATCCCTTTTTATTCGGATCAGCTTCACTTAAAATTAGCACAAAAATGGTAACATATTTGTAATTTGATACTCACGATCGGAAAAATCGGGCAGTAGTGACGAAGAGAATATGATGAATTTATTATGGGAACTTTAATGTTGCACGCAtcattattataattataacaaAGCATTAAACCAGAATATATTTGTTCAAGAGTGAGGAACTTGTAGAGGATGGATGCAGTGATGAGCTCATTTATCAGTTTGGTGATGCTTCAGGTTGTGTTATTACTTGCTAGAAAAGATATTATGATTctgattaaatatataaatattttactcGTACTCGGTATTATTTTAATGGCTGTGTTGGTAAATCATATTCAGCCTTAAAATCAgtataataatagtatatatatattatatatatatatattatatatatatatatatatataatatatgtttaaaataaaatatgtattcGAAATGTCTCAAAAGGCAACAACGCTTTCGatttggccaaaaaaaaaaaaaaaaaagcttctacTCACTTCTTTCTACAAGCTTCTATGTTGAACATATTCTAGAAGATTGTGCGAAAAAGCGAGTAAAAAGAAAGCAGGTTAGAGTAAGCACTTTACTCCCAACTAAATTGTGAGATGTGCTATTGaatcttctctctttctttttctttttcttttcctttttttttctgggcGTCGTAATTTATCCTGCTCTTGAATCAACTCTTCATTTGCTGGAACAGTTCGATCTTTGGCTGTTGCGACGAAGGCCCATGGCTCGAGGTTTATTTGATCAGGGGGATCTCCTTTATTCGGATCATGAGTccatttattctattttaagtTGTGGCGATACCCTACGCAGCAACTTCGACTTGAGAGGTGGAGagtatttgtttatttatttatcacttGAAAGTTTAATTTCCTAGACCAAGTCCTGCTCAAAATGTGCAGAtacaagaatatatataaaattgggcCGACGACTTTGACCAGGACTTGAACATGGATGGAGGGATAGTTTTGAGCGAGTTTAATGCTTTGTGTTATGTTATTACATGCGGATGAACAATCCCGTGCTAGATCCAAGTACACACGACTTGAAACTACTTACAAATCCATAATACGGGCACTTATATACGTATGTATACACACCACGACCATAAGATCAGTCCCAAATTCACCTTCTTCTCAATCCCAAATCATGTACAAGTGAGTATCACGAAGTTCCGCAAGCACAAAAATCCATCTCAGAGAAAGATATTGCGCAACACAGCAGTGACTCACGtccaagaagaagagaaagaaacagAGGAACAAAAGATGAAATAGATATACACCACgaagtttgaagtttgaacaATCCAATAGTGTACTATTTTTCACACTTCCCACAGGGTAGTTGAAAATTCTATTGCACTACTACAAAGGATGTTTTCTGAGTCGAGTAACAAAATCtcaaacagaaaattctagTAAAATAACACACAACATTGCACCATTCAAATTTTCCGCAATTATGCATTAAGGCACGAAAAGAACCAAAGATGCACTCGCAGATTAAAGTTTTATGATCTGCGAAAAACAAGATATGCTTGCGGCTaggtagaaatatatatatatagcctatAAATTCGACATGCCATCATAATAGATTCACAAACCAGGGTTACAAGACCTCAGAAATCTAACACAAgacaagaagaaaaacaaaaaaaaaaaaaagaagagagaaaacaaTTGAAGAGAAAAGCTCCCCAACTAAATGGTTTTTCCTACAAACACTCCTTACATGATGACAATAGTAGTATATCGGTACAAACTTAAGCAAACAAGGGGAGACGCCACCATTATAAAATCACGATAATAGTAGAGGTTCAAAGTATAGAAAGAAAAGTATactaaatgcaaaaataaaGATTTGAAGAAAATATAGGAAAGAGTAAAATGGGAAGGGTTTCACGACCTAATAGTACATCATCTGTTGGCTGGCACTAACACTCTGGAACCCGCCGTCGTATATAGCCTGACTGGCGCCCTGGGCGCTGAGGCCCATAGCAGCCTGCTTAAGCTGGCCCTGGGCCTGCATCAATGCCTGGCTCGAACCCATTTTGCTCATTGCTAGAGTGCGCTCGTAGGCCAAGAGCTCGGACGCTGAGAGCCCAGGAAAGGCTGCTGCTGCCGGAGGAGGGAGCGGATTAGAAGATGTCCCAGGTGGAGTTGGCTTGTTTCCCCAAGAACACTACACAAGAAAgggaattttctttttttttaaaaaaaaaaggtggataTGCAATGACATGAATACATGCAAAGTATCGTTagaaaccaataaaaaaaatcccaacTGTAGACGATTTAGTTGTGATGAGTGAAATTATGAGCTAATCTGTGAAATTTCTTTTTCGAATTCCACAGTGACAATCAAAGCGATATAAAagcaaaattttgagtttcagtTTCAGTTTTGATGGAAAGAAAAGCATAAATTTGAACATCATGGAATAATTCAAAACTGCTCATCTAAATTGTTCCTAAACTCCTATTCCGCCAGCCCACCTAAACTGGTGTAAAGATTCGCATCCGGAGATTAAAAAGATAGAATGTACCTTAATTGCCTTTCCACCGAGAGGACGACCACTCCCAAACTGAATTGCCAAGGCAGCTTCAGCATGGCTGCTGTATCTCACAAAACCAAACCCTTTATCACGCTGGATACGAACCTCCTCGATCACTCCGGCATTAAGGGAATGGAAAAAACGATGAAGATCAAGTTGCGTGACCTGCCATTAATTCAAAAGCTTAGacgtcagaaaaaaaaaaaaaaagaagatagatTGTAGTCAATAATAACCTGGATCTAAGCAACCAAACAAGAAAACCAGGGACAAAAATAACAATGGTACAACAGTTCCTCGACTATATGCTTAGCAGACAAGTGCATCAAACCGAAAACAAATTCACT
Coding sequences:
- the LOC109719396 gene encoding uncharacterized protein LOC109719396 gives rise to the protein MVVRESQPSIRKAPEPMLAIERPWIAEGLPSPTSPLERDARSPRGWRNRDSDGVGLAIVAALDRLCGAGASSSAAAAAAPIAIGASAAPRSRRNRGRFEVAESGGCGGACSASACGFKERSDGDGNGDGGAEFSLLDFLSCCYLCRKRLHGKDIYIYKGEKAFCSMECRYRHIASEECQESFVGSDRVRRKSAAQEIASTPPQRCSGGPLFFTGVVVA